From a region of the Kwoniella mangroviensis CBS 8507 chromosome 1 map unlocalized Ctg01, whole genome shotgun sequence genome:
- a CDS encoding ATP-dependent RNA helicase ROK1 → MASAFNLLTAGGAKFDKNRFKQDFELFGGGKKDRKGKGKASTKSIETHTKSLPRSLDFFGDHPSTNHQTKPPIAQEESESDSDSDASSSSSSSSSKIAPPVQKITLTGPEPLPKSLHTNLPSLVNHPSVSLSSREGEPLLKALKGANINSLWGVQCSVGGCLLEGKDTLCIAPTGSGKTLSYILPTLVKLRDPSRSLRNTENEVKGHGIRALILVPTHDLAIQILNVTKAVTKGRSWRSMVLTKATEKAVCDSSPGTALDDSEEDVEDDGERNEDEEEGSEDDDEESTGSVDEFAQPKSGNPTGLGIDFLIATPERLHHLLESKRISLALTQHVILDESDRLLSPDFLSQIEPILAACMNPDVQKCLLSATMPSGVEEIAKKWLRNEGVRVVVGVKDSAVTTVDQSLLYTGSESGKLLALRNLLSTGSLPYPSLIFVQSIERADELHKNLILEGIKVDVVHSGKGKSKRDQAINNFRLGNVWMLVVTEVLARGMDFRGVKVVVNYDFPQTVQSYIHRIGRTGRAGRPGKAITFFNLEDGPYLRTIANVLRSSGCPVPEYMLDMKKPTKNQKRSLAKAPIKRKAIGGGGRDVGREEGRKKQMMKEASKRRKMRTDE, encoded by the exons ATGGCCTCAGCGTTCAACCTACTCACGGCCGGAGGAGCGAAATTCGATAAAAACAGGTTCAAGCAGGATTTTGAGCTATTCGGAGGAGGG aagaaggatcgtaaaggaaaagggaaagctTCCACCAAATCGATCGAGACCCACACCAAATCCTTGCCCCGTTCACTCGACTTTTTCGGTGATCATCCGTCTACCAACCATCAGACCAAACCACCTATCGCTCAGGAAGAATCAGAATCCGACTCTGACTCGGacgcctcttcttcttcgtcatcgtcgtcaagCAAGATAGCCCCACCGGTACAAAAAATAACGTTAACTGGACCGGAACCATTACCCAAATCATTACATACCAACTTACCTTCCCTCGTCAACCACCCTTCCGTATCACTTTCATCCAGAGAAGGAGAACCATTACTGAAAGCCTTGAAAGGGGCAAACATCAACTCTCTGTGGGGTGTACAATGCTCAGTCGGTGGGTGTCTACTAGAAGGGAAAGATACATTATGTATAGCTCCAACCGGATCAGGTAAAACGTTGAGTTACATTTTACCTACTTTGGTGAAACTGCGAGACCCCTCAAGATCATTGAGGAATACCGAGAACGAAGTCAAAGGGCATGGAATCCGAGCGTTGATACTGGTACCCACACACGATCTGGCTATCCAGATCTTGAATGTGACGAAAGCTGTTACGAAGGGTAGAAGCTGGAGATCGATGGTCTTGACGAAAGCGACCGAAAAAGCAGTTTGCGATAGTTCACCTGGAACAGCTCTTGACGAttccgaagaagatgtagaggatgatggtgagaggaatgaggacgaagaagagggaagcgaagatgacgatgaggagtCTACGGGGAGTGTAGATGAATTTGCTCAACCTAAATCTGGTAATCCCACTGGGTTAGGAATAGACTTCTTGATTGCTACGCCTGAGAGGTTGCATCATTTGTTGGAGTCAAAGAGGATATCACTTGCTCT AACTCAACATGTCATCCTCGATGAATCCGATCGACTCCTCTCGCCCGACTTCTTGTCTCAGATCGAACCTATCTTAGCAGCTTGCATGAATCCAGATGTCCAAAAGTGCCTCTTGTCGGCTACGATGCCATCCGGTGTGGAAGAGATTGCTAAAAAATGGCTGAGAAATGAAGGTGTCAGAGTGGTAGTCGgtgtcaa AGACTCAGCAGTGACCACTGTCGACCAATCTCTCCTTTATACAGGTTCTGAATCTGGTAAACTCCTCGCACTCCGTAATTTGCTCTCCACCGGATCATTGCCTTacccatctctcatcttcgtgCAATCGATCGAAAGAGCAGACGAATTGCACAAGAATTTGATACtggaaggtatcaaagtCGATGTGGTTCATAGTGGTAAAGGGAAATCCAAGAGGGATCAGGCGATAAATAACTTCAGGCTGGGTAATGTCTGGATGTTAGTGGTCACCGAGGTTCTTGCTAGAGGGATGGACTTTAGAGGTGTCAAGGTTGTGGTCAACTATG ATTTCCCCCAAACTGTGCAATCGTACATCCACCGAATAGGACGTACAGGTCGAGCTGGTCGACCAGGAAAAGCGAtaaccttcttcaacctcgaaGATGGACCTTACTTGCGTACCATCGCCAACGTCTTGCGATCTAGTGGATGCCCAGTCCCAGAATACATGTTGGATATGAAGAAACCCACCAAGAACCAGAAGAGGTCTTTGGCTAAAGCaccgatcaagaggaaagctaTCGGTGGTGGGGGACGAGATGTGGGAcgagaggagggaaggaagaagcagatgatgaaggaggcTAGCAAGAGGCGAAAGATGAGAACTGATGAGTAG